The genomic segment agcagcattttctcctgacatttcacctgcatctgtggcaggcctcTACCATCAGATCCTTTgatgatgccagccacagatgcaggtgaaacgtcaggaggaaatgctgctagaacatggccatacagctaggaaaccacacaacaacccaaGCAGGAAATAGTGATAGCAAATTAAGCTCGGGGACATGGGGAACATGGGGAACTGAAACCATGACAGATACTAAGAGAAACATTTTGAAAGAAGGCTGGTTGTTCGCCCCCTATTAGAGTCTCCCAATCTGTTTTAAAGCATGGTAATATCGCTACAGAATATTGTCATGGAAGTACAGGGTGCCTCTCAACAGGAAGAGCAAAAAGGGAATGTTGTTGGGCTACAGGTCTCAGAAtcgcctcatcacacttgagcatttatccactttaaatctggtttctgccacctgcagaattctgggttttgtagtttggtaaggcccaGGACCTATCTAGCTGAGCCGTTTAAAGGCTCCTCGctaaagtagatttaaagtgggtccaaactctagtgtgatgtggTCGCATGTTGGCTAGAGCTTTTGAGAGCTGTatttcaacaacatctggggaccactgtATTTTCATTACCTGATTTTACCACTACTTTTGAATATCTGAAATCTTGAACATCAACATTTATGAAGCAGTAACCTGAATGAGTGTTAATATTTTGGACACACAGTAAGAATGATTATGGGAAGGACCAAAACCTTTAAAATGTATTCATGGTTGCAGCCAGTGGATCGATCTTTAAACCTTTTGATAAATATAGAAAACATAAAggggttcctaaccttttttcaCAAAAACAGTACCATCAGTAGCAGACTAATTTATCTTTGTATGCTTACTTCGAGAAAGCACTCACAATGATTTTCTTCAAGGCTTTATCACTCTAGACAGATTTTTTAACTTTCTCCAATCCTCAGTACATAAATAACATATTTGTGCTCTCCAAATGGAATGTAAACGTTTTTGTCATAAATCGTACAGACCACATGTTTGATTAGTGAAAACTTTGGAGTGGGAGGTGGTGGCCAAGAAATGCAGAGCCCCTATGGGGCTGGAGAGTATGCCTTCTGTGTGTTAATGGCATTCTTTAGTTAAGAGCTCATTTAATCATTCCTGAGCCTTAAATACCTTCTCTCACGACACATTTTCATCTGATAACATGTCGTTTTGCATTTAGCTTCTCAATTATCTTCTTAGCCTAGTGAATCAGATTCCTTGTGGTCTCAGGCCGGCCTTGAATTTGCAGTCCACTGATGGACAAGTTAATCCAGACTCCAAACGTATTACTATGACTTGAAAGATAAGCAGAGGTTTAATGAGTGAGGAGAGTGAAAACTATGTGGCCAGGCTTTAGGTTTACTATCTTACAAGAATTGAAGTTTGACAAGTAGTGACACAGGATCTGGCGATGCTTTGCTTGGGCTTGACCCCAACAGGAACTGGGCGTCCTTTGAGACAAAGAATTCAGAATGTTTTCAGTGGATTTTACTAGCACTTACCCACTCTATAAAGCTATGGCATTTAGAAGCAAAGAGGAAGGAAGGTGACACATACACACGCAGGCCAGGGGTAGGAGGAGCAAAACAGTTTCTTGGACCTGGATTTCTTCACGGTCTTTGAATATTGACCACCTGTTGAAGATTATGTTTTCCAAGAGCCTGCCATTCTAAGAAGGTGTTTATCCAAAAATTCCTATCTGTCACTTTTAAATATTAGGCAAGGTGAAAACACAGTATtaacctacctatccatccaagCAATTCCTCAGAGATCACACTTAATACTGATGTTCCTTTTAAATAGGAATTGGATTAGATCTTTAAACACCTAAAGTGTTTTCAGCAACAGTTGATGGGTCTGTCACCAGATGCTGGTTCCTCACAAGGCTTACTTGGTATACAAACAAATGACAATGAAGTGGAGATGTGAAAAATATATGGTTCACTTCATGTGACATTATCAAATAAAGAGGTGATGCAAATTATATAAACAGACATTATTTTGGACATTCTTGAGTGCCTAGAAATATGTGAGATAAACACAAGGCTATCCTTAAAAAATATGGCAATGATTATAAACTAACTAGCTGAAACTAGAATGAATAACTAGAAAAATATACACACTTACCTGGAAGTTAGAGCAAATCAacgcagtttatttatttatcgtgtcagaagtgaaccgagggtacagttgttatgtatttaaaaacacaaacaaaagttagtaacttggcattatactaaatgtcctttggccgcttggagtgcctctagtgttgctgtaagaaggtcctccattgtgcatgtagcagggctcagagtgcattgtagtaggtggtctgtggtttgcccttctccacactcgcatgttgtggactccactttgtatccccattttttaaggttggctctgcatctcatggtgccagagcgcagtctgttcagtgccatccatgtcgcccagtcttctgtgtgcccaggagggagtatcagccatggcttgaggttccgggttttagcctgccacttttgttcTCTTTCTTGATAGGGTGTTCCTGCgattatctttgtagatcttcgaaaagtatttcttcatttaaggtgttggcgtgttggctgatatccgaacaggggatgtcACTACCTTGGTTCTTTTATTATTGGCTGCTGCTTCTTatcggcggatgtcaggtggtgcaatactggttaaacagtataatttctccagtggtgttcagcatagacatcctgtgacaatgcagcatatctcattaagaaccacatccactattttaacatggtgagatgggtaccacactgggcatgcgtactcaacagcagagtagcaaagcgcaagggcagatatcttcactgtgtctggttgtgatccccaagttgtgcTGGTCAGCTTTCgtgtgatattatttctagtgcaCACTTTTTGCTTAATAGTCAAGcaatgcttcttataagtcagagcatggtccagagtaactcccaggtatttcagTGTGCTGcagttctccagtgtgactccttcccaggtcatcctcagagctcgggatgcttgtctgttcttaagatggaaagcacatgtctgtgttttagatggattaataatcagctggttttccctgtaataggcagtaagagcacctaaagtttcagagagcttctgttcattTCAAAACTCCCTTCTTAGGCATGGATCAACACAGTGAGACTTAACAACTCAATAAAACACCACTGAAACCTACTTTGTAAATGTGTCTGGATATTAAGATTTCAAATCAGAAGCTAAAATGTTGGCTAAATAGAGAGCAGAGACAAATTTCAACCTGAAGCTGAACAACACACTTTATCATCAGTAACCATTTAGTTTTTGCACATTACCATGCTATTTCTTCCGTTGCTGTGAAGACAGAAAACATTAAAATGGCTTTTCCTTCTAGCTATGAGAAGAACTTTGATTTGTTGGTTTGAGAAGTTCTCAAGGCAGGGCATAGACAAGATAAAATTGTGTTGAAacaattcattttttattttgtttcaaaaagcatcacataaataagtataaaactgataaaaattgaGGGAACATAAGTGGTCAAATAATTttaaaccaaaaatgggcaacagtgactgcattctctgtaactttaaacaattcttcctctgtacatgagacagggcattgtggacaagcatacatatgcagacttatttgttctgctccacagtcgcacaaggtgggaGATTCCTCTAGGTAGAGCCATTtcgccaggttgtcttttgttcTGCCtattctgcttctgagtctgttcagggacttccaagttgcccattcttggtttggtgctggaggcagacccttgtggggggggggaggcatctatttggaattgcctggtttagctgcccagagggatgccCTGTCAAGAGGATTGGTGGTCCTCATGAAAtatttccttgatttgagtctactgggaggaatctgatagccatgcagtggatggctttcacagtgttcaaccttatttctctcacagtcagCAACAACGTCCTATTGcacataagggggggggggggcaatgccaggtaGCTTGTAGAATTTATCACCAGGTGTAGGTTTGACACAACTtgggattattctgcatgtttcattcagtgctatgtttaCCGGCTTCGCAtcgacagacttgtgccaaacaggatagccatactcagcagttgagtaacacaaggccagggctgacattcttattaattttgggtctgcaccccatgcacttccAGTAAGTTTTCTCAGGACGTTATTATGTGCAgttactttgtgcttggtattcatacagtgtttcctaaatgttagtgttcgatctaaggtgacaccgagatatttaggatggaaacagtgtccaagctcttggccttcccaggtaactttcaatttcctgttggcttcatggttacgtaggtggaaatcACACACTTgaaacaatataacactaataatttaaaacaattcagaaggttgaaattattttaaactaTGTGTACAGAAGATCTTAACGTAAGTTTTACTTAAGTATTTCAAAAACATCAACTTTATCAAGGTGTTCTCAATATCCAAAGGCAATTGTTTAATCCAGCAATTCCCAAATTGTgttggaacaaatataaaatttggaaaaaaattgaaaactgtTTCTTGGCCCCTGATGACCACAAAAATGGACTTAGGAAGGCACACTTCAACCACCCTTGGCTTAGAAGAACAGTGAGGAACCCATGACCTTGTGGGTTTTAATGGACTATGGTTGCTACTATCGCTCATAGTTCCCAAACTGACTGAGACTGATATTGATTAAAGACCAATAATATTTGGAAGGTAATCCTTTCTTCAACCTAATCCTAGATTTCCCTGTTTATGTATTTATCGCAATGCACTGCAGTCCTGCCAATGATCTCAATGCCATAGAAAATATTGAATTTGTGTTCTACTGAGCAGATGGAAAGTGGATTCTGTTTTTCAAATACACACACTCAATTCTCCGTAATCAAAAAAGGGCAAAAATCCTGACTCACTTGGAAAACCCATTTGCAGTCCATTAATGGCAATTTATCAATTATTTAATGACAAATAACTAAAACCCACACAAAAGTCACAACCTATGTATTGTGGAGATGAATGATTCAGGCTAGAAATGGGGTATAATACTGATGATTACAACACTTGCAATGGTAGCAGGCTTACCTGTAATTATGTGCTGAGCCCATAACAGCTGTAGCTAAGCTCTCCTTGCCCACAAAACATACCTCCTTTGTCATTAAGTGTGCCTGACACTTTGCAGTCTCTGTTGGGGGCAGATGAAGGGGATTAGTTTTTTTAACAGCGTGTGTAggtacttttcttttttttctcaccCAGGTAATTGTGCTCTCCACAACTCTCCTGACGCCGCTTAACATTCTGGAGTTGCTGTTTGCCACAGACCGTCTCCAACCAGACATTGGGATCTGACAAGCAGAGGACCTGTCACAGAAGATGATCATCTCTCCACTCCAATGTCACACTCTTGCAGAACACATCAAACTTGTTCCCTTCTGTCCCTTTAGATATTCTTACAAAAATGAAATCCCCACAAATTACCCACGACCTTGATTTTGACATTACGGAAATTGCTTTGATAGCTGTCTGCAAAGTAGCTACACAAGGAGAGTACTTGGAAATCCGTTCATTTCTTTAGTGGCGTCAAATTAACATTGAGGTCCTCTTTATACAATAATGCTGCATTGAGCTGAAATCCTTTCTCTTCTGCTGACTGATATAAGTTACTCTTTCTGGCTGCTATGTAGGTGGGAAACTTTCATAGGAGTGTTGCAGAACAATTATAGAAAACTACAGCAACTTGTATTTTTAAGTGAGCTTTTctccagtttttttgtagtatgtgctttttaggccccttctacgctgcaatataaaacccagattatctgctttaaactggattatatggcagtgtagactcagataatccagttcaaagcagataatgtggattgtctgctttgataatctgtattatatgacagtgtagaaggggcctcagttgggTTGAGCAGGTCTTCAGAAAAAAAATACCAAGTCTACCGAAGCACCAAATATATTATTAAATGCATATGTCCTTGATGAAACATATATCTTAACGTCTTCTTCATAATCTTATTATTTGGGATATGTTGCTTCAAATATTGGGTAGATTTTCTAGTGGTAGGCATAAAATGAAAGGGGCTGACAATTGTTTTCTAACAATTCTCTATCTCCTATTAATCCAATGCAAAGTCACTCTCCCAGCTGGTGCTCTGTAAGTGCTACCCCATCTACTCAGGCCCCATCTGTATTaccatattttatttatcatgtcagaagcaaaccgaggatacaagttgtaatgtatttgaaaatacaaagttaaaaaaacacaacaagaacaacatggcattatactaaatgtcctttgaccaatagctggccactaggagttcctctggtgttgcaataagaaggttctccattgtgcatgtggcagggctcagactccatTGTAAAAGGTGgtgtgtggtttgctcttctccacactctcatgtcatagactccactttgccatatacaatccataatcctattcaaagcagatatgtgaattatctgctttgataatctagattatacagcagtgtagaagaggcctcagaagATGAAAGTGTGGCTTTTGGTTGATAACTAGGCATTACAATATTATCCCAGTATGGTTGATTTCATGGGGATTGGATAGGCAAGTATCAAAATGAAGGTGTGTGATTCCTTtagaactgtggttctcaacctgtgggtccccagatgttttcgtcttcaactcccagaaatcctaacagttggtaaactagctgggatttctgggagttgtaggccaaaacacctggggacccacaggttgagagccattgCTTTAGAAGTTTCAGAAATAAACCCTCCCAGGGGCTGGTCACTGGACCCCTAGTTTATCTGTTCAGTAACAttgagtccccagtggcgcagtggattaaacggctgagctgctgaacttgctgaccaaaacgtcGGCGCTTCAAACCTgggggttggggtgagctcccgctgttagccctagcttctgccaacctagcaatttgaaaacatgcaaatgtgtgtagatccatAGGtcctgctccggcaggaaggtaacagtgctccatgtagtcatgctggccacatgatcttggaggtgtctatggacaacaccgactcttggGCTTATAAATAGAGaagagcacgaacccccagagtcagacacaactagacttaatgtcaggggaaaacatttatcttttaaaattgaGTGATGAAACTACTCCTGGTCCTTAGCATTTCAAAACAAATACTTCCTACTTAGAAAACGCAGGTCAGACAAAAAGGGTTCTGTCTAGCATTCCTGATGCCCTGATTTTCTGTCTAAATGAAGCCTCCCTTTCCTAGTCCATTGAATATTATGGCCTTAGAGCTTTACTCATCccaaaatacagaacaatatgTTAATTATTCTGCCCCATCTCTTGCCACCAAAGGTGAACCATCTTTGAGTCCTCTGAGGATATTCCAGCCACAAATGGGAGTATTGCCAGGCTGCCTGGGGGTTTACTCAATGGAATATGAATGTGTCTTTactttgcattttctttctttccatttataTAAGGAGCAGATTGTAGAAAGATATAATGCCAAGGCTATGGCTAATCATTTTCTTGGAGTTTAGTTTCTGAATGACAGCggtgaacagctaggttggcataTGTCGTGTTTTCAAAACTAACAAGCTGGGATATTGTGTACTTTATTATTGTACATTTGATTTTACTTTAAGCAAGTAGCAATATTTTTGTTGAAGTTCGAAGTTGAGGGATATAGCTAGATACTTGCCTTTATTagcctaacccagtggttctcaaccagtgggtccccagatgttttgaccttcaactcctagaaatcctaatatctggcaaattggctgggatttctgggagttgtaggccaaaacccctggggacccacatgttgagaaccactggtctaacccATTCCAGCAGCCTTTTGTTTTTGACAAAATGTTACCAAGGCCATTAACAGATGCAGGTTGTCCTTTTTAGAAAGGCTTTTCATTGTGTGGCCATCTAAATTTGACTGTAATGTGACACAGAAAAGAACAAAGGCGTACTTTGGAAACATTACTCAGAGAAAGAGAGGCACCTTTGTGTGTTTACCCATAGCGATATTCATTGGATGTGCTGTCAGTGTGCCACGTATGATAGATGGATGACAAATGAGCCAAAGCTATTTATCTAATCTGCTTAGGGAGGAAAAGCAAAAGGTAGCAGTTTCCATGGTTACCATTCCATTTCTTCCACATTGTGTTAATCGAGTCTATTTTGAGTATGTTTTTTCAAGCAAGAAATCATGCATAGCACAGAAACCATGCCTGTCACTGATGTCTTCTTGTCAAACGGTGGTGGGTTTCCTTAGATGAACCGATCTTCTGTAAGGGTGCAATGTGTTCATAGTTGGCATCACTCTGCTATGGAAGTTTTGAAGCAGAACTGTGTGGATGGATTAACTCCATCCTCCTTGAAGGAGTATTCCTTTACAGTGCTTAGTCTGACACTTAACTTGAAGTGACAAAATAGAAGAGTGCCGATTCACAAAACCATAGTATATTGCATGTCCACAGGATACTGCACCATGCGCAACTCATGCAAAACTTCCAAAGGATCTATTaccttacatcagtggttctcaacctatgggtcccagatgctttggccttcaactcccagaaatcctaacaggtgacCAAAAAGTCACCTTTTtctggctgcgatttctgggagttgtaggccaaaatacctggggacccacaggttgagaagcactgccttaCATTAATAATCCCCAAAAGGCAGATTTGTGTCTTAATTGTGGCATCTCAGTGTGGTATAGCAAAAAGAGCCCTCTGCTTAAGATGGGAGATATCACTCTGTTGTTACTAATGTTACCAAGAGCAACTCAATGATGGTGTAGtacagtgggtccccagatgttttggctttcaactcccagaaatcctaacagctggtaaactggctgaaatttctgggagttgtaggccaaaacacctgaagaccaacaggttgagaatcactggtgtagtATAAAGATGAGCAAAGTGTGTCCTACCGATGTTGGTCTGCGTTCATCATAATCGGTTATTCTGGAAAATATGTggcaacacctggagggcctcacTTTGCCCACCATTGCTCAAATATCTCCAAAAAGTACCACGTTTTTGGAACAGAGCAAAGAAAGCTACACTTTGTAATACTGGATCTCCAAAGTTATATGATTTCACAGGAGGCAAATGGAGAGAGGGGGCAAATGAGAAGTGGTTTTGCACAAGCATTCCTACAGCTGTTGTATCCTGGAAGAGGCAAGAACTAATTGAACCTCCCTGGtggtacagcaggttaaaccgctgagctgctaaagttgctgaccaaaaggtcagcagtttgaatccggggagcggggatgaggtcccactgttagccccagcttctgccaacctagcagtttaaaaacatgcaagtgtgagtcaATCAATAGGCatcgcttctgcgggaaggtaactgtgttCTACGCAGTCGTGCCGGTCACAatcttggagacgtctacagacatcaccagctcttcggcttagtaatggagatgagcaccatccccagagatggacatgactagacttaatgtcaaggggaaacctttaccgttagtGATACCACATTCACATGTATGGTCAGTGATCTAACCAACGTCTCTAAATTCTCCTGTGACTTTTTCATGCCTTTCAGCAGCATGGGCTTTGCTATCGCCATCTGATTGTTTTGACTTTGGAGCAACTGCAGATGAAAACACAGCAATCATATGAGAAAACATTGTTTAATTATGAAACAAATTTTTGAAGTTGTGTTCTATGTAAGTTGCtatcagtaaaaaaaataaattacagcTTAAAGAAAGAACATGtttgtgtgttattttttttttaaaaaaaaaagtgcacTGGGGGAATTGGGTCAGGCCAAATCCTGCCGGCTGTGTGACAAGCCCAATGATTCCGTTTTTGTACAACCACCATAACTGCAAATGACAGACGTATGCATCAGTGGGATGTTCTTCATGCACTAGCTGAAGATATGGCTCAACCAAGAAAATACCAGTTTCATAGACAAtagtgaaagaaaaagagagagaaatcataCTAGACTGAAAGGAAAGGAAGTTATGTTCATGACCAGAGCACTGAAGTAGTATTTCACAATAATTGTGATCAATCCAATCCAAGACAAATTCAAAGATCACCCTGAAAGTAAAGTCAACACAGCATCAGATggccagtctttgaagcttgATCATGACACTATTTCAGACTTTAAGAGTAAACTTTATCTGTAAAAATGTACACCAAACCACCTTTTTTTGGTACAAAATGTCTCAAAAGTACAATCACTTGCTAATGTCCAGTAGCTTTTACACTGATGGGTCTTGTTTTGCTGAATCAGTGAGAAATATGCCCCTAAACCACATAATTTAAGGCTCAAGAGAGCCTTAAATTCAATGCAAAAGGTATTTGTAACGGATGTAAACACAGGTGGTTCCCCATTAGAAAGGTCCCATTCTAAGTATCTCTGCCCTGTCCTCCACTCTCATTGAAGTGACAGAATAGAGCCGATATCAACATGATGCAAGCTCCACTACAAAAGATGAAAGTATTGTCAGTTTTGTCCAATCAGTGTTCCACTTTTAAGGTCTTGACCACTTCTTCAAGACCTTGTTCAAACGTCAGTGTTGCTCTTCCAATACACAATGTCCACACCTGTTTAAACAACATCTGAACTCTCTTGACTGTCTCTCGTTCCTCTTCGGAAGCTGTAATACCAGCAATTCATGTTCCAAAGTTGAAACTCTATGATAATGAactggggaaagaaagaaaaaaccctccCATGTAGTTTGAGCTGTCACACTGACGTAACAGTCCTCACTTTGGCAGACAAGGCTTGCTTAAACCTCCTCTTGAGATCCTGCATGTTGGGCGATTTTGGTCTTGGGATGAGGGAGCTTCTTCTCTTCTCTGGTGTGCTGATGGTTTGTTGCTTGCAGACATCTTTGCACAGGCTGTGAAAGGCATTGAAGACTTCCTTATAGTTCTCGCTGACAGACACCTCATAGAAAGTACAACCCAGCATGCTAGCCATCTGAAGTCCGTGTTGGGGTTCCACCTGTTTAATATGGAGGAGGTCTGCTTTGTTGGCTACCACCACAACAGGCACTTTGTTTCCGGGGTGCAAGTGGCGTATGTGCTGGTGGAAGTGACCGAGCAGTTCATAACTCTTATAGTCTGTGATCGAAAACACTATCACAATGGCATCTGCCCAGCGAATGCATCTGTTCAGCTGCTCATTGCATTCCAGGTTGTGTCCGTGGATCTGAAAACAAGAGCAAGACAATGGGAATATTATCTGCTTGCAAAGGAAGAACTGAAAGCAACCACGTTTCAGGTTACAGCCTCTACGGGATGCCAGTGTATGAGATAACATTAATATTGCATGCTCTACAAATATTTAGTTCTTCTTCCTTCATAAAACTGATTTGTCTagttgcaaagaaagaaagaaaaattattcCAAAGTTTTCCACATATTCAAGTGGAAAATTGACCCCCGTCGTACTGTATATGGAGAGGAAAGATTTTGTCGTGCCACAGAATGGGAAATTAACTGGCTAGACAGCAAGGCGGGAGTGGAGCGAGGAAAGAACAAAGGTATGAGCTGGAAAGACTAAAGTTGGAGAGTTGCCCAGTTCAAAAAGGCAAAATTTGACCTTACTCGTGTCTATACATTCAAACTTTCCACAGTATAAGATCAACTCTTAACCAATTTTAATGAGCCCAGCTGCTGGGTCTGCGAGTTTTTTGTTTCTCTTGTGTGTGTTTATGAAACTAAAGCTGATTAGGCTCCAGCAATAAAATTTCTTTCCAGATTTCCAGCGCACTTTGCTAGCACAGTAAAAACGAACTGCTCTTAACACATTAGCAACTGTTCCATTTAAGAACAGCAGCCTTCCTCAACAAGATGGTTATGTTCGAGTGGACAAAAGTTCAGTTGAAATTGTGGGTTGTTTTCTTTTACTGTCAAGGGGCTATACACAGACCGTTTGTCAAGCACGGACTGTTTACAACACTAAGttaccagcaacaaaagcctttTCAGTGCAGCCAGAAAAACTCCATGTCTAAAGCTAGAACTGCTCTGAATGAACAGATCAACTAATGTATTTAATGTATAACATTTTAAACTATGTCTTCAGGCttgccatgtaagctgccctgagtcccttcgtggagatggaggtgggatacaaaaataaagctagtattataactacagtagagtcttgcttatccaacataaacaggccggcagaacattggatatgcgaaaatgttggataatatggagagattaatgaaaagcctattaaacgtcaaattacgttatgattttacacattaagcactaaaacatcatgttttaaaataagtctgccacttgtttgggagcatggctgcacttgtgttgttgttgggcatgttggcccactgCGCGTTGCTAcctagagaagcagctgtggatccgggtgggagacagactgcgttcgataatacagaacgttggatgagcgaaggttggataagtgagactctactggttTTTTTCAAAAGGTAT from the Anolis carolinensis isolate JA03-04 chromosome 5, rAnoCar3.1.pri, whole genome shotgun sequence genome contains:
- the rasl11b gene encoding ras-like protein family member 11B; amino-acid sequence: MRLIQNMGTISEYPQSGHATSGEGCGAGRPRLIKIAVVGASGVGKTALVVRFLTKRFIGDYERNAGNLYSRQIEIDGELFAIQVQDTPGVQIHGHNLECNEQLNRCIRWADAIVIVFSITDYKSYELLGHFHQHIRHLHPGNKVPVVVVANKADLLHIKQVEPQHGLQMASMLGCTFYEVSVSENYKEVFNAFHSLCKDVCKQQTISTPEKRRSSLIPRPKSPNMQDLKRRFKQALSAKVRTVTSV